In Phreatobacter aquaticus, a single genomic region encodes these proteins:
- a CDS encoding ABC transporter ATP-binding protein has translation MLSVEAVSKRFGGLLAVSDVTMRVAPGSISGLIGPNGAGKTTLFTMISGFERPTSGRILFDGRDITGTAPEVLAAAGIARTFQIVQPFAGLSVIENVAVGAYLRHPGRREALARAEAVADLVGLGSLGQPASSLTVAGRKRLELARALATEPRLLLLDEVLAGLNPSEIRDIIPVVQAIRASGVTILMIEHVMQAVMSLCEHVHVIANGQTIASGAPSAIVGDPKVVEAYLGHGAAERLAGRAAHG, from the coding sequence ATGCTGTCGGTTGAAGCGGTCAGCAAGCGGTTCGGCGGTCTTCTGGCTGTCAGCGACGTGACGATGCGGGTAGCGCCCGGCTCGATCAGCGGTCTGATCGGCCCGAACGGCGCTGGCAAGACCACGCTGTTCACGATGATCTCCGGCTTCGAACGGCCGACCTCGGGCCGGATCCTGTTCGACGGGCGCGACATCACGGGCACTGCGCCAGAGGTTCTGGCGGCGGCCGGCATCGCCCGAACGTTCCAGATCGTCCAGCCCTTTGCCGGGCTCTCGGTGATCGAGAATGTCGCGGTCGGCGCCTATCTGCGCCATCCCGGCCGCCGCGAGGCGCTCGCCCGCGCCGAAGCCGTTGCCGATCTCGTCGGTCTCGGCAGTCTCGGCCAGCCGGCGTCGTCCCTGACGGTTGCCGGCCGCAAGCGGCTGGAACTCGCCCGTGCGCTGGCCACCGAGCCGCGTCTCCTGCTGCTCGACGAGGTGCTCGCCGGCCTCAATCCCTCCGAGATCCGCGACATCATCCCGGTCGTTCAGGCGATCCGCGCGTCGGGCGTCACCATCCTGATGATCGAACATGTCATGCAGGCGGTGATGAGCCTCTGCGAACATGTCCATGTCATCGCCAATGGGCAGACCATCGCGTCGGGCGCGCCTTCGGCCATCGTCGGCGATCCGAAGGTGGTCGAGGCCTATCTCGGCCATGGTGCGGCCGAACGTCTGGCGGGAAGGGCGGCCCATGGCTGA
- a CDS encoding ABC transporter ATP-binding protein: MLSVEGLVAGYGGTEILRGLTMTVEPGEIVAVLGSNGVGKTTLNKVLSGIVPAGAGQVRFAGEVITGASPQAIVDLGLIHVPEGRKIFPNMTVRENLVLGSYRRARGNRAANLERVFETFPRLRERDRQSAGTLSGGEQQMLAIGRGLMGEPRLLILDEPSLGLSPLLVEEMFQLIRRLNADGLAIMLVEQNVMQSLDVASRAFILENGIFALHGQASELAAAPDLRRAYLGM, translated from the coding sequence CTGCTGTCGGTCGAGGGGCTGGTGGCCGGCTATGGCGGCACCGAGATCCTGCGCGGACTGACCATGACGGTCGAGCCCGGCGAGATCGTCGCTGTCCTCGGCTCCAACGGCGTCGGCAAGACGACCTTGAACAAGGTCCTGTCGGGCATCGTGCCAGCGGGAGCCGGGCAGGTCCGGTTCGCGGGTGAGGTCATCACCGGGGCATCGCCACAGGCCATCGTCGATCTCGGGCTGATCCATGTGCCCGAGGGGCGCAAGATCTTCCCGAACATGACCGTGCGCGAGAACCTCGTGCTCGGCTCCTATCGCCGGGCGCGCGGCAATCGCGCGGCCAATCTCGAGCGGGTCTTCGAGACCTTCCCGCGGCTGAGGGAGCGCGACCGCCAGTCGGCCGGCACGCTGTCGGGCGGCGAACAGCAGATGCTCGCCATCGGCCGCGGCCTGATGGGCGAACCCCGGCTTCTGATCCTCGACGAGCCCTCGCTCGGCCTGTCGCCGCTTCTGGTCGAGGAGATGTTCCAGCTGATCCGTCGCCTGAATGCCGACGGGCTCGCGATCATGCTGGTCGAGCAGAACGTCATGCAGTCGCTCGATGTCGCCTCCCGGGCCTTTATCCTGGAGAATGGCATCTTCGCCCTGCACGGACAGGCGAGCGAGCTTGCCGCCGCGCCGGAT